Proteins encoded by one window of Bubalus bubalis isolate 160015118507 breed Murrah chromosome 4, NDDB_SH_1, whole genome shotgun sequence:
- the LOC112584592 gene encoding tubulin alpha-1C chain — protein MRECISIHVGQAGVQIGNACWELYCLEHGIQPDGQMPSDKTIGGGDDSFNTFFSETGAGKHVPRAVFVDLEPTVIDEVRTGTYRQLFHPEQLISGKEDAANNYARGHYTIGKEIIDLVLDRVRKLADQCTGLQGFLVFHSFGGGTGSGFTSLLMERLSVDYGKKSKLEFSIYPAPQVSTAVVEPYNSILTTHTTLEHSDCAFMVDNEAIYDICRRNLDIERPTYMNLNRLMSQIVSSITASLRFDGALNVDLTEFQTNLVPYPRIHFPLATYAPVISAEKAYHEQLSVAEITNACFEPANQMVKCDPRHGKYMACCLLYRGDVVPKDVNAAIATIKTKRSIQFVDWCPTGFKVGINYQPPTVVPGGDLAKVQRAVCMLSNTTAVAEAWARLDHKFDLMYAKRAFVHWYVGEGMEEGEFSEAREDMAALEKDYEEVGADSAEGDDEGDEY, from the exons ATG CGTGAGTGCATCTCCATCCACGTTGGCCAGGCTGGTGTCCAGATCGGCAATGCCTGCTGGGAGCTCTACTGCCTGGAACACGGCATTCAGCCCGATGGCCAGATGCCAAGTGACAAGACTATTGGGGGAGGAGATGACTCCTTCAACACCTTCTTCAGTGAGACAGGGGCTGGCAAGCATGTGCCCAGGGCAGTGTTTGTAGACCTGGAACCCACAGTCATTG atgagGTGCGCACTGGCACCTACCGCCAGCTCTTCCACCCTGAGCAACTTATCTCAGGCAAAGAAGATGCCGCCAATAACTATGCCCGAGGTCACTACACCATTGGCAAGGAGATCATTGACCTCGTCTTGGACCGAGTTCGGAAACTG gcTGACCAGTGCACGGGTCTTCAGGGCTTCTTGGTTTTCCACAGCTTTGGTGGGGGAACTGGTTCTGGGTTCACCTCCCTGCTGATGGAACGTCTCTCAGTCGATTATGGCAAGAAGTCCAAGCTGGAGTTCTCCATTTACCCAGCCCCCCAGGTTTCCACAGCTGTCGTTGAGCCCTACAACTCCATCCTCACGACCCACACCACCCTGGAGCACTCTGATTGTGCCTTCATGGTAGACAATGAGGCCATCTATGACATCTGCCGTAGAAACCTCGACATTGAGCGCCCAACCTACATGAATCTTAACCGCCTCATGAGCCAGATAGTGTCCTCCATCACTGCTTCCCTGAGGTTTGATGGCGCCCTGAATGTGGATCTGACAGAGTTCCAGACCAACCTGGTGCCCTATCCCCGCATCCACTTCCCTCTGGCCACATACGCCCCTGTCATCTCTGCTGAGAAAGCCTACCATGAACAGCTTTCTGTAGCAGAGATCACCAATGCTTGCTTTGAGCCAGCCAACCAGATGGTGAAATGTGACCCTCGCCATGGGAAATACATGGCCTGCTGCCTGTTGTACCGTGGTGACGTGGTTCCCAAAGATGTCAATGCTGCCATTGCCACCATCAAGACCAAGCGCAGCATCCAGTTTGTGGACTGGTGCCCCACTGGCTTCAAGGTTGGCATTAACTACCAGCCTCCCACTGTGGTACCTGGTGGAGACCTGGCCAAAGTACAGCGAGCTGTGTGCATGCTGAGCAACACCACAGCCGTTGCCGAAGCCTGGGCGCGCCTGGACCACAAGTTTGACCTGATGTATGCCAAGCGTGCCTTTGTTCACTGGTACGTGGGTGAGGGCATGGAGGAAGGAGAGTTTTCTGAGGCCCGTGAGGACATGGCTGCCCTTGAGAAGGATTATGAAGAAGTTGGAGCCGACAGTGCAGAGGGAGATGATGAGGGTGACGAGTATTAG